In Mytilus edulis chromosome 7, xbMytEdul2.2, whole genome shotgun sequence, a single genomic region encodes these proteins:
- the LOC139483469 gene encoding uncharacterized protein encodes MAKIKKNIIEQAIVQPTWGQELPKCFIPLELEFDSLLNRNIPLITMDHMVKINSAQPVRPLTDEELKVFLKFQHSVGRILYFDESGLDQHIILSPTHLIDAFKSIVTDRRFCEGDTLRQVSWELMSQTGVIAKKSVADIWQKKKYKSFQKHKDYLLGVMTHLDILVEPRRYDKTHKRIPAEFYYVASMVRTNDTTGYLKSTNFVQRNIAIAFSSSSSMIPPALSFRFISYCLSIFAVTTYGQQNDEMLFHRSAVFNIDPSLDMCVNCDDEMIVVRLVHLTNRKLIMRDLASCIRECLAIALEKISQLYVKTSSTGSVINEGSFNLSLCCSSPENPCLLPMSEHQEQDGSWICPEHRIEHTNEILSSWALQKAEITCGVACPVTDNEFLKQTPTDIHLRRLSMEYSIHETKELSIHLGMKYNIWESLYDTLGEEAERLNFEILHRCIDSSSITFDDIRKAAAIGNIQNPHTLCKVVRDKLIDFDQEPEIWDYEPSEEHFDRLAPFVGNNSLPFLIELGMEFKTWEQIRFRQKERDLVKLNRDIMQEWKSTFCNLHAIRPSLRHIGQAFNNIGKNIKIIENVLADFS; translated from the exons ATGGCGAAGATTAAAAAGAACATTATCGAACAAGCCATAGTGCAACCAACATGGGGTCAAGAACTTCCAAAATGTTTTATTCCTCTCGAACTCGAATTTGACTCACTTTTAAACCGCAACATTCCTTTAATAACCATGGACCATATGGTGAAGATAAATTCTGCTCAGCCCGTTCGACCACTGACAGATGAAGAATTGAAAGTATTTCTCAAGTTTCAGCATTCTGTAGGACGTATCTTGTATTTTGATGAATCAGGCTTGGATCAACACATCATTCTTTCACCGACGCACCTGATTGATGCCTTTAAGTCAATCGTTACTGATAGAAGATTCTGTGAAGGTGACACACTTAGACAGGTATCATGGGAATTAATGAGTCAGACGGGTGTAATAGCAAAAAAGTCAGTAGCCGATATCTGGCAGAAGAAAAAATACAAGtcttttcaaaaacataaagattatTTACTGGGAGTCATGACACATCTTGATATACTGGTTGAACCAAGGCGATATGACAAGACACACAAACGTATACCAGCTGAATTCTACTACGTTGCTAGCATGGTTAGAACCAATGATACAACTGGGTATCTTAAATCCACTAATTTCGTTCAGAGAAATATCGCAATAGCATTCAGCTCATCTTCGTCAATGATTCCCCCAGCGTTGTCCTTTAGATTCATCAGTTACTGCTTGAGCATATTTGCAGTGACAACATACGGACAGCAAAACGATGAAATGCTGTTCCATAGGTCAGCGGTTTTTAATATAGACCCATCTCTAGATATGTGCGTTAACTGTGATGATGAGATGATTGTTGTTCGTCTTGTTCACCTAACGAATAGAAAACTTATAATGAGAGATCTAGCATCGTGTATTAGGGAATGTTTAGCTATTGCACTCGAGAAAATTAGTCAGCTTTACGTCAAGACAAGCAGTACAGGATCTGTTATAAATGAAGGCTCTTTTAATCTGAGTTTGTGTTGCAGTTCACCGGAAAATCCTTGTCTTCTGCCAATGTCAGAACATCAAGAACAAGATGGTTCATGGATATGTCCAGAACACAGAATTGAGCACACCAATGAGATCTTATCTTCCTGGGCCTTACAAAAG GCAGAGATTACATGTGGAGTAGCATGCCCAG TGACGGACAACGAGTTCTTAAAGCAGACTCCAACAGATATTCACCTACGTCGATTGTCAATGGAGTACAGCATACACGAAACCAAAGAGTTATCTATTCATCTTGGAATGAAGTATAATATATGGGAGAGTTTGTATGATACATTAGGGGAAGAAGCAGAaagattaaattttgaaatactgcATAGGTGTATTGACAGTTCTTCCATTACATTTGATGACATCAGGAAAGCTGCTGCAATCGGCAACATACAGAATCCACACACTCTTTGCAAA GTGGTGAGAGACAAGCTAATTGACTTCG ACCAGGAACCAGAAATTTGGGACTATGAACCTTCAGAAGAACACTTCGACAGACTCGCCCCGTTTGTAGGAAACAACTCGCTGCCATTTCTTATTGAGCTTGGAATGGAATTCAAAACCTGGGAGCAGATTCGATTCCGACAAAAGGAAAGAGATTTGGTGAAACTTAACCGAGACATTATGCAAGAGTGGAAGTCTACATTCTGTAATCTTCATGCTATCAGACCATCTCTGAGACATATTGGTCAGGCGTTCAACAACattggtaaaaatataaaaatcatcgAAAATGTTTTGGCAGACTTCTCTTGA